From Vanrija pseudolonga chromosome 1, complete sequence, a single genomic window includes:
- the DER2.1 gene encoding Derlin-21, with protein sequence MEAQGIEQWITSIPPVTRAWAFASLGTSVLVECNIIAPVQLYFSWKLAVIDMQPWRFLTTFCYHGNLSLDLAFRLYFVMRYSYLLETNSFANKRGDYVWLLFLIASCLLALTPFLTMLFLANSLNGALSYIWSRRNPSVKMSLFGVITITAPYVPFVLVGLSWFLHGGFNDAISDILGILVGHTYIFLQDYWPREMWSSTGKGSIETPRFVKRLFGQPDRT encoded by the exons atggaGGCACAAGGGATCGAGCAGTGGATCACGTCAATACCCCCCGTCACTCGGGCGTGGGCGTTTGCCTCCCTCGGCACGAGCGTACTCGTC GAATGCAACATTATCGCGCCGGTACAGCTCTACTTCTCGTGGAAGCTGGCCGTGATTGATATGCAG CCATGGCGCTTCCTCACGACGTTCTGCTACCATGGCAACCTgagcctcgacctcgcgttCCGGCTCTACTTTGT caTGCGCTACTCGTACCTCCTCGAGACCAACTCGTTTGCCAACAAGCGCGGCGACTACGTCTggctcctcttcctcatcgcGTCGTGCTTGCTC GCACTCACGCCCTTCCTCACCATGCTCTTCCTCGCCAACTCGCTGAACGGCGCGCTGTCGTATATCTGGTCTCGGCGTAACCCGTCGGTGAAGATGTCGCTCTTCGGCGTCATTAC CATCACGGCCCCTTACGTCCCcttcgtgctcgtcggcctgtCGTGGTTCCTCCACGGCGGGTTCAACGACGCCATCAGCGATATT ctcggcatcctcgtcggccacaCGTACATCTTCCTCCAGGACTACTGGCCGCGCGAGATGTGGTCCTCGACAGGCAAGGGGAGCATCGAGACGCCCCGGTTTGT GAAACGCCTCTTTGGCCAGCCCGACCGCACATAG
- the SPBC336.13c gene encoding Mitochondrial inner membrane protease subunit 2, producing the protein MSQSRFPPFAQVRNAWRTKRTQWTTSSSREQHAPFMRRSASSFWRASAAGRATSSFLNDPTVQFVSGVLAWIPVGMFVGRHVYSVSRITGRSMLPTFNEDHDQTGWDDVVLLDRWSWSWGRWALQRGDVVTLWSPREAENLTTKRIVALEGDIVTPRDPKTRMRRTNDPLPDLSPYRIPPGHVWVEGDNAGESVDSNTYGPVAIGLIQARVTSILFPFDRFGPPKPAAKNDGRVKVWDDYVKRNNRRWREPVEEAPAAEGTQGAARPT; encoded by the exons atgtcgcAGTCTCGATTCCCCCCCTTTGCCCAAGTACGCAACGCGTGGCGCACAAAGCGGACGCAGTggaccacctcctcgtcgcgcgagcagcacgcgCCCTTCATGCGgcggtcggcctcctccttctggcgcgcgtcggcagcgggaCGCGCAACGAGCAGCTTTCTCAACGACCCGACGGTGCAGTTCGtcagcggcgtgctcgcgtgGATCCCTGTGGGCATGTTCGTGGGGCGCCATGTATACTCTGTCTCAAGAATCACGGGGCGTAGCATGCTC CCCACGTTCAACGAGGACCATGACCAGACGGGCTGGGACGACGTTGTGCTCCTCGACCggtggagctggagctgggGCCGGTGGGCcctgcagcgcggcgacgtcgtgacGCTGTG GtcgccgcgcgaggcggaaAACCTCACGACGAAGCGcatcgtcgcgctcgagggggATATT GtcacgccgcgcgacccAAAGACGCGGATGAGGCGGACGAACGACCCCCTGCCCGACCTCTCGCCGTACAGAATCCCCCCCGGGCACGTGTGGGTCGAAGGCGATAATGCcggcgagtcggtcgacTCGAACACCTACGGCCCGGTCGCTATCGGCCTGATTCAGGCGCGCGTCACGAGCATCCTCTTCCCGTTTGACCGCTTTGGCCCGCCAAAACCTGCGGCCAAGAACGACGGGCGCGTCAAGGTTTGGGACGACTATGTCAAGAGGAACAACAGGCGATGGAGGGAGCcggtggaggaggcgccggcggccgagggcacACAGGGGGCCGCGCGCCCCACTTAG
- the PEX28 gene encoding Peroxisomal membrane protein PEX28, whose amino-acid sequence MDASVPPYIPVPSAAVLIGVPADLPTAAEGATSSSSPNTLAAAAGAAGGSGTAAASRTRAPAFPPAVAAANAASASAASRKFTVPGAAALSSNVSDMVLSSLLPPNLPRLAQTHHAPGRARDLTSQKEGLGLNVMSNNFRRFLTKVGPIVWLQDRVEEVLFWQKPLWTWAWMALWAFICFFPRILLLLPSAILLVTYLTFQEQKEPLPSLFGVLIPSAPDAGTQRVGDDPSTSYSASTVEGKEGVPQAPPGDATSTTDILMNMQAIQNLMGVIADVFEAATPWLNYIAGKDTSPTSFPLTPTVIVLLLLPPTLLLPLTPGWAIPYLLLPAGWAGPLLFHPNLTHLLEHLPRSRAALQRRAELEDAALTDALPDDLGRRPIARVEVWENERLDPIVSAKPTAAAQLPAGAYSSRFLRPGERGGWVKVRTASGTYSHDAIWEDEEDRPESGDRMALALKDKWSFVPGEDWRVDVCGLWSEVGTDPGE is encoded by the exons ATGGACGCCTCAGTCCCGCCATACATACCTGTGCCCTCGGCAGCCGTGCTCATCGGCGTGCCGGCTGAcctccccaccgccgccgaaggggcgacgtcgtcatcgtcgccgaacacactcgccgccgccgccggcgctgcaggcggcagcggcacagCAGCGGCATCACGCACTCGCGCACCGGCGTTCCCACCCGCCGTAGCGGCTGCCAACGCAGCCAGCGCATCCGCCGCAAGCCGCAAGTTTAccgtgcccggcgccgcggcgctctcGTCAAACGTCTCGGACATGGTCCTGAGCTCGCTCTTGCCGCCCAACctgccccgcctcgcgcagaCCCACCACGCACccggacgcgcgcgcgacctcacGTCCCAGAAGGAGGGGCTCGGCCTCAATGTCATGAGCAACAACTTTCGCCGCTTCCTGACAAAG GTCGGCCCCATCGTCTGGCTGCAagaccgcgtcgaggaggtgctgtTCTGGCAGAAGCCGCTGTGGACGTGGGCGTGGATGGCCCTATGGGCATTCATCTGCTTCTTCCCCCGCatcctgctgctcctccccaGCGCCATCCTGCTCGTCACCTACCTGACCTTTCAAGAGCAAAAGgagccgctgccgtcgctgtTCGGCGTGCTGATTCCGTCTGCGCCGGACGCGGGGAcgcagcgtgtcggcgacgaccccagcacgtcgtactcggcctcgacggtcGAAGGCAAGGAGGGCGTACCCCAGGCGCCGCCCGGCGACGCGACCAGCACAACCGACATCCTCATGAACATGCAGGCGATCCAGAACCTCATGGGCGTTATTGCCGACGTGTTTGAGGCGGCGACACCGTGGCTCAACTACATCGCGGGCAAGGacacgtcgccgacgtcgttcccgctcacgccgacggTCATCGTGCTGCTCCTGCTACCCCCGACACTGCTGCTACCCCTCACGCCAGGTTGGGCGATCCCGTACCTTCTCCTCCCTGCCGGCTGGGCGGGCCCGCTACTCTTCCACCCCAACCTCACCCACCTGCTAGAGCACCtgccccgctcgcgcgcggcgctgcagaGGCGCGCGGAGCTCGAAGACGCAGCCCTCACCGACGCCCTGCCCGACGACCTTGGTCGTCGCCCGATTGCCCGCGTCGAGGTGTGGGAGaacgagcgcctcgaccccaTCGTGTCCGCCaagccgacggccgcggcccagctccccgccggcgcgtaCTCGAGCCGTTTCCTCCGCcccggcgagcgaggcggctgGGTCAAGGTCCGTACCGCCTCCGGCACGTACTCGCACGACGCGATctgggaggacgaggaggaccggCCCGAGAGCGGCGACCGCATGGCGCTGGCCCTCAAGGACAAGTGGTCGTTCGTGCCCGGCGAGGACTGGCGCGTGGACGTGTGCGGCCTGTGGAGTGAGGTTGGGACTGATCCGGGTGAGTAG